The following is a genomic window from Prunus persica cultivar Lovell chromosome G7, Prunus_persica_NCBIv2, whole genome shotgun sequence.
taatacctcaagggttgtccatttaattgttggaacttcaggttctcaacactgttaaattttgaacttcaggccaaaatcacatattctcatgatatggacattcaatccctTTAggttttgaacttcgggccaaaatcacatattctcatggtatggacatttttacaattttctgtacatatttctggacttcaagcccttacataattgtccatattttgaggaacttctggcatctcatttaattgctaatccatgagtttaaggaactgcaggtccccttttgaatggtgatagtttacccaaaatggtaaatatttatgcatacatcactattcatgtatgcggcactattcatgtgtacagtacatttgccagtacagttatcatccatgtgtacggcattatgaaccaatacggtactgttacatcattaaggaaccccaggtccttatttacatgtcagggatcaaggaccctcaagtccaatcacatgtttacaaatatagtaccggagagactgtcAGCTCttatattaacatcatcatcaaggatcttcaagtcctgatgtaattgtatgatgaggatcaaggaatttctggtcctgatctgcatactgtaaaaactcatcatacaacacatttaatccataaaataaattactagtaaataaattactggtatggacgataaacccgcaccatactttaaataaatgtaaatgtgcggtaaaataaattcataaagtatgagggttaattcctcatcatactttaagtaaaagtaaatgtgcggtaaagtaaattcataaagtatgaggggtaattcctcatcatactttaagtaaaagtaaatgtgcgataaaataaattacttgctatatggacgttaattccgcaccatatcttaaataaaattaaatgtgcggtaaagtaaatttgcagtaaattaaacgtgcttgtatgggcactaattctgcaccatacatttaaataaaagtaaaggcgtggacgataaacccgccccacccttttaaataaatactgttgtatgggtaataaacttacaccatacagtaaataaaataaatgtgcggtaaagtaaatttgcagtaaattaaacgtgcttgtatgggcactaattctgcaccatacatttaaataaaagtaaaggtgTGGGCGATAAaaccgcaccacccttttaaataaatgtaaatgtgcagtaaattaaattcataaattaaattgttagtattagtaacagtctcccactgataatatgtttagtattaccgagggtccatttttgttaatggttagtaaaagaaaagcagataaatataataggaaataatagGGGAGGTCAGGGAGCAGAGATCTTATCGCTACTTTAGGGTCAGTGCTCTTGCTGAGtgatccctttttttttttttttttttttttttataagtttaatttaatttaatttattttaattattctttctttcggCGCATGCCGCTAAAAATCAGCAAGCACACGGTATTCTTTAGTAAAAGGCGAAAGAAAAGTTCGCTTTGTGCTCACCGCGTGGCTGCGTGATAATTACTTACACTTTCTGCTTAGTGCCATAGCTTTCTCAGATTCcacctctctctttccccCTCACTTTTCAAACCTGCAGAcacagacagagagagagagagagagagagagagagagagagagagagagagagagagagagagagagagagctcttTCTCTTTCGGCTTTGTATTGTATCCGAATTCGGTGAGATCTTGAACGGATCCGATCGTGGATCAATGGCGGACCTCGGCCTCGATGACGTCCCACAGAATCCAGTTCTGGATGGAGGACGTGGTAGGGTCGTCGTGAGTGACGGCGTTCCTCCATGGCGGCGGCCCACTGTTGGCATGCTGCTGCGCCGCGGCTGATCACCACCAGGACCAAGGCGGCGGACAGGACCAGTGTCATGCGAGCCATTTAAAGCGACGTCACTGGTGCAGCCCCATTTGGTCTGTTCTTGCTGCTCCCTTTGTAGCTGTGATGAGGTGGACTCCATGTTGACTGGGAAGCAGCCATGGTCGGGGCTGTCTTGCAACGGTGGAGAGTACCCGGGGTTGTCCTCGATGGGCATCACTGGTGCAGCCCCATTTGGTCTGTTCTTGCTGCTCCCTTTGTAGCTGTGATGAGGTGGACTCCATGTTGACTGGGAAGCAGCCATGGTCGGGGCTGTCTTGCAACGGTGGAGAGTACCCGGGGTTGCTGTACAGTGCCTGCCTCTGATATTATGCTCATGTGGCTGTGGTTTTGTGGGGAGACAGAGGAGGAACATGCAGACACACTGAGCCTTGTAAAGGCTGTTGGTTATGATATGGCTTACATGTTTGCATATAGCATGAGGGAGAAAACTCATGCACATAGAAACTATGagaacagtcatcatcatcatcgtctTCCAGGCTTGGCTAGGCAGGTGTGAATGGCTAGGCAGGTGTGAATGGCTAAGAATCTTGGCCATGCCAGATAGCCAAGCCAGATAGCCAAGAAtcattttggcccgaagttgaAACtgtctggtttttttttttttttttttttttttttttttcagatatCATATTTTCTAACTGGGTGTCTTGATCAATTTCTGGGATCAAGAAATCAGAGTTGTTGCTTGCTGCTGTTGGTTTATCTAAATGGGTTTCAGCAGAGAACTCAGCCGGTTAAAgactcgtgctgataacgtgttataaactATCTGAATTTGGAGAGAAGAATTGGAATGGAGAGAAGAATTGAAGCTGGATTGCTCTTCTTAATGTCTGATATCTGTGTGTTTTACAAATAGGGGAGGGGGAATATATATAGGAATCCAAAGGGGGTATTTTGGGGACTCCACTATTACaacaaatttctcttttttaattacattaattattatttacttagtgaataatttgtatttaaatagtttatttatttttatttttattcaataatatgtgagtatTATGTGTACAATACGAGTATTTATGGTACATTGCGCGAATCACAATCACATTTTCAGAGTCACccagaaatttttattgagaaACAAGAGTGCACTTCTCATTTTGCGCAAGAAATAGAAGAGAgaacaagagaaagaaaggaaaagagaaaagccaTGGAAGAGAGATGAGAGTGAACAAGACGAAAACACCATAAAAAGAGTCACATAAGCAACAAATCAGATTTACGAAGCATTGTTTACCAATTAGCTCTTAATTTCCTAGTGATGTTTCTCGTCTCGAATGTTGAAGTGGACAAGTTTCTGTGCAGTGCACTTTTGTTTCCTTGGACAAGAAGTTATAAACCGTCAAGTTACAAGTCTTATAAGATTCCCAAAAACTTTCCcaacatttttttgttgttgaggaAATTCACAACTTTGTTCTAAAATTTTAACTAGTATTTGAAAATCATCATGAGTTCTGATTGAAGCCGTATTGCAAGTACAAGGGTAGAGTGGAATATCTAGGTTCAAGTGCCATTGGAAACAATAGGTCCTATATTATAATGTAATCTAAGAAAAAACCATTACATTGCTCAACGAGTGACCCAAAAACTGAAACTTAAAATGAATTTCAGAGATGAATCTCATGACTGAAACAACCAAGCTGTCACAGGTACTTACATTTTGTCACTCACTTCAGAATATCTGAACAAACAATACAAAAGACTTTTTGAAGTCAAAATACAACTCTGATTCAAAGTCTTTCTTATTGTTCTAATTGACACGAATTTGAAGGACTCGAGggatagaaaaaggaaagatccTTGATAATAAAGTACGCTAAACCCTCAGCAGGAAAATTGTAAACAAAAAGTAGAAGCAGGTACTGCAAAACTTAACCGTAAGCCtaaataatttgaatattGCAGGCTCAGATGCATGTCCAATATGATTGGGATATAAACACATCACAATCACTTTATTCGAGCTATGAATAAACTCATTaccaaatacaaaaatttccgtacaacaaaacagagaaaaataagggaaaataaaaaaggaaatctAAATACCGCTATTGCTCCTGCAGCTCCTTTTCAAGGAACAAAAGAACAATACAAGAtccaaaacatgggaaaaTAATGCCTTAAAGGGCACAGTAtgtgaaaacaagaaataacATAAACAAGAAACAACAAATAAGTACTTTAGAGCTCTGAACCATCATGTTTAGCTCCAttgtttgttttaggatgCTTCCTTCCTGTCACCTTAGCTGccttagcttctgcttctttAAAGACTTTATTTGCTGCTTTGACATCCTCATCGTTTTGAAGATAGTCTATGGCTTCTTGGATTATTTTTTGCGCTTTCCCTGATTTCTCTTGTTCAAGATAGCCAAAAGCTCCACTGAGCAATTGTTCAGCTGTGGCACGTTTATCTTTTAATGTATTATCCTGAGCAATAAACTGTTGCACTCCTTGAATAACGTCTTTAGCTTTGACCAAATGATTTGCTTGAAGATAGGACATAGCTCCCTTTAGAACCTCTTCAACAAACTGTGCTTTCTGTAATCCTATTTCTGCATTACCTTTTTCAAGATACTTCGCTCCTTTCCCCTTGCCAATTGCTGCTTTGTAATCCTCGTCGTTTTCAAGATACTTCGCAGCTTCACGGATCATCTCCGTACCTTTCTCTAGTTTGTCTTCTTGAAGATACGTCAAAGCTCCTTGGATCATCTCTTCAGCAGCGGCtgctttatcttttatttcgTCAGATTGACCAACATACAGTACAATTCCCTGCATAATATCTATAGCTTTCGCCACTTGGTGTTGTTCAAGATAGGCTAAAGCACCTTCCAGAAACGAATCAACAAGGGTTGCTTTATTTACTCCTGCTGCtactttctccttttcatcctTTTCAAGATACTTCACTCCTCTCAACTTAGCTTccttagcttctgcttctttAAATACTTTATTTGCTTCTTTGACATCCTCGTCGTTTTCAAGATACTCTATAGCTTCTTGGATTATTTTTTGCGCTTTCCCTGATTTCTCTTGTTCAAGATAGCCAAAAGCTCCACTGAGCAATTGTTCAGCTGTGGCACGTTTATCTTTTAATGTATTATCCTGAGCAATAAACTGTTGCACTCCTTGAATAACGTCTTTAGCTTTGACCAAATGATTTGCTTGAAGATAGGACATAGCTCCCTTTAGAACCTCTTCAACAAATTGTGCTTTCTGTAATCCTATTTCTGCATTACCTTTTTCAAGATACTTCGCTCCTTTCCCCTTGCCAATTGCTGCTTTGTAATCCTCGTCGTTTTCAAGATACTTCGCAGCTTCACGGATCATTTCCGTACCTTTCTCTAGTTTGTCTTCTTGAAGATACGTCAAAGCTCCTTGGATCATCTCTTCAGCAGCGGCtgctttatcttttatttcgTCAGATTGACCAACATACAGTACAATTCCCTGCATAATATCTATAGCTTTCGCCACTTGGTGTTGTTCAAGATAGGCTAAAGCTCCTTCCAGAAACGAATCAACAAGGGTTGCTTTATTTACTCCTGCTGCTACTTTCTCCCTTTCATCCTTTTCAAGATACTTCACCCCTCTCAACTTAGCTTccttagcttctgcttctttAAAGACTTTATTTGCTTCTTTGACATCCTCGTCGTTTTCAAGATACTCTATAGCTTCTTGGATTATTTTTTGCGCTTTCCCTGATTTCTCTTGTTCAAGATAGCCAAAAGCTCCACTGAGCAATTGTTCAGCTGTGGCACGTTTATCTTTTAATGTATTATCCTGAGCAATAAACTGTTGCACTCCTTGAATAACGTCTTTAGCTTTGACCAAATGATTTGCTTGAAGATAGGACATAGCTCCCTTTAGAACCTCTTCAACAAACTGTGCTTTCTGTAATCCTATTTCTGCATTACCTTTTTCAAGATACTTCGCTCCTTTCCCCTTGCCAATTGCTGCTTTGTAATCCTCGTCATTTTCAAGATACTTCGCAGCTTCACGGATCATTTCCGTACCTTTCTCTAGTTTGTCTTCTTGAAGATACGTCAAAGCTCCTTGGATCATCTCTTCAGCAGCGGCtgctttatcttttatttcgTCAGATTGACCAACATACAGTACAATTCCCTGCATAATATCTATAGCTTTCGCCACTTGGTGTTGTTCAAGATAGGCTAAAGCTCCTTCCAGAAACGAATCAACAAGGGTTGCTTTATTTACTCCTGCTGCtactttctccttttcatcctTTTCAAGATATTTCGCTCTTTTCCCATTCTCTTCATCGTTGTCTTCGTCATCGCCTTTAAGATACAGCACAGCGCCTTTCACCACGTTTTCTGCTTTTTCTATCATATCTTGCTCAAGATACTTGATAGCTTCTTTCATGAACTCTTCAAGTTTGGCTGCTTTATCTTTTACTGTGTTATCATGATAAAGATACTCCATAGCTCCTTTCATCAGCTCTTCAGCTTTGGCTGTTTGATGTTTTTCAAGAGAGTATATAGCTCCTTCTAAAAACTTCTGAACGAAGGCTGCTTTGTTCGCTCTTTCCGCGGGCTTAGAGCCTGCTTCCCCACCTTTGAGTCCAAATCCCCTAAAGAACACAACACAACGTTAATGATCAATAAGCATTCACAAAACAAAGTAAAACAACCATTATTTTCATCAACTACAAAACCCAAGAAACAGAGTATATTGGAAAGGAAACATAAATTGGTTAAAAGTGATTGGTTTGGTTGGTACGTGTACTAATCTACAGTAGCTGGTACATTGTCGATATTCGGTCCATGTCAATGGTTATCACATCAACACAGAATTggcaattaacaaaaatattgaCAATGTACCAGACCCAGTAGCTTGATTGTTAAGATTTTTCCTATGAATGAAAATGCATGGTTGTTTAATTTAGAAGGGAAATCAAAGGAGGGGATGGTTCAATTTCATTAtatgcacacaaaaaaaaggaagaaacttgaaagtaaataagaaaaagaaaagatgaagaaattacTCTGTGAGCTTGTCACGGGCCCAGCCAGTCCATGAATCATTGTTTTCGGCGTTCTGATCCTCACCCCAAGTCCCCACCGACATAGCCAGCCATAGCACCAGCAACAACGCTGCGCTCTTCCTCAtccttcaatttctctttcgcTTTCTTTCGCTCTTTCTCTCTGAACAACacaaacttgtttttcttcttttcttttttccctatGAAGTGTTTGTTTGATGGcctctgtatatatatgcgTCGGGTCATAGTGGCAGTTACTCAGACCGTTAGAAAAGGGCGCGATGCAGTATTGCTGCCTTGGCTCCACCTGTTGCTTTGACCAAAGCAGCTTTGGCCGCATCTCCCTCTGCGCCTTAAATTTGCAGTTTGCGAAGCGAAGAGTTAGGAGGACAAATTCCCTTGGTTGTTCTTGCTATAAGCGGGATGGTGAGAATGTTTGGTCTTAATTGCATTTTGCGACAAGGGTTTAAAGGTGACTTGACTAGGGgcattattataatttacactcaccaaattttattattcacCACCTGCCTGTCATTTACTGAAATTTGAACCAGTTGCTTCTTTAAAATAAGACTGTAAAATGTAAATAGATAAAGTTGGTGAATACAgtcaaaaattaaatttaaaaaaccagGGGTTCGAGTTCTTCATGAAGCTCCACGGCTATATGTATAATGCTCAAAGGCtaactttgttattttgagaaattttcaattctaatGTTCAAACTTCcacgtaataaaataaaataaataataataataataataaatatatatatatataacttctATTGAGGAATCccttaaatttatttgagggacacctctTGTAGGCCCCTCTCTAGATTATATTTCACAatatccaaaccgtctatcatatatatatatatataactagtTTGTttagtctttattttttggctaataatgttcattttaatttatatatgcgGACATTAGCACCTCCAAAAGATGGGTTGTTAGGAATTGGGGAAAGAAGAGAGATAGAAAGATATAGGGGATGAGAGTAGATTCACATTTAAGCAAAATGAGAAATGAGAGTAAAACTGTTGTACGTTAAAGAAGAGAGCAAAAGTGGGGATGACTAGCCCAAGGAAACATGCTTCATCAATTAACAAAGAGTATTGAATGAATGACATATTCCAAAATCATGGAAAATGTGAAACAAAAATCGACACGACAACAATTTCTACCATATGGGATTTTGATGGATGTTAAATCGCTACTTCTCTATCCACTCGAGCCAGGGTAAAAATTCCATAGCTACGCTGGATGACCACCTTCAGCAGCTAGTTTTATTCTTTGGTGGTGCTCTGCAACTTTGTACTCTACAATTTCCTTGAACAATTGGGAATCCAATACACAGTCTGGCCGCCCATACACAGCTGCTTGGACACTGGCCATGAGTTTTGCTATCTCACGGCCAGAGAACCCTTCTGTCTTACGGGCAGCCTCTCGGATCAAATCATCAGAGAAATCCCTTATCTCTATTTTTTGTGGCTTCTTCTTGACAAAAATGCCTGACTTAGAGCTTTCGCCTTCATCACAAAGGTATTTGTTCAAATAGAGCTTCAAAAGTTTAAATCGTTCCTCCTCTCCAGGGATTGGGAACTCAATCACTTCATCTATGCGGTCAGTGATAGCACTGTCAAGATCACCTGGCCTGTTTGTGGCAAGTACTAGAACTATGTCTCTTGACTGATCTCCAGTTCGGAAGAGCAATGCATTTAGAGCACTACGCTGAGATTCGCTCATGTGTGTACTGTTACGCCTGCATGGGAACATTCATTAGAGGCCTGCCGATTGAGCTTATATATATGACTGAAGCTATAATGTAATGAAAATCTAGGTTGCACCCtctgaaattataaactaatGGAAGTTAACTCCcaagctttttttatttaaaaaaaaaagcgtgCAACAGATGAAAAAACAGATAGCCTGAAAACTCGAACTTACTCGCATAGGAAAGCATCTGCCTCATCAATAAAAAGCAGTAGacctttgtttgatttttttgccCAATCAAATATCTGATGGATCTTAGTAACAGCCTGTGGGCCTAAGGGTGCAACATCTCCTCCGGTCATCATAGCATAATCCAAACCCTGCATTCGAAAGGATAAAAAACTCTCATGTTGAGAAGTTACAGTTTCCTTCAGAATAACACTCTCATGTTGAGAAGTTACAGTTTCCTTCAGAATAACTCCCATATATGGTTACAAACAGTCATTTGTAATCCTAAGAATTTTGATCCAACAATAaagtaattcaatatataaaacaaacaaaaaaatggatgAAAATTAGCATTCATTTTAATTGATAACAAATTGAAGCTTTTAACTATTCAAGCAGTTGCATTCATTTGACCTATAAAGATCTCCCCATGCACAGGTGCTGTCCCAGCGAGGCAGTAGAACATATAAAAAGGTTTAAGTAAGGCATATAAATGAGCACCAATGACGAAAGAAATAATGTAAGGCCATGAATCAGTGAAATACCGATTTTCGAGCTATTTCTCTGGCAACCATGGTTTTACCAGTGCCAGGGGGGCCATAAAACATCATGTTGCGAAAGGGAGCCTGGTGAGCCTTAGTGTTTGCTGTAGCTCGAGCAAGTAGTTCTATTCTCTTCTGCAACGAGGGATGGAGAACGATATTTGAAAGACCATTCTTGCCTTGCAGAGATCCAGATGCTGCAGCACCAGCACTATAATTTAAAACTTTATTCTTTGCTTTAGATATTATCTCTGAACCTGGAAATCTTGCAATGGATGATTCTCGAATCAGAGATGGCTGCCCCAGTATCCGGTTGATATAACCCCATATAACTCTAGAACCTTCTCTGTAGAAAAGAAAGGATATCAAAAGACAATTAGTTGGCACATCCAATAAACAATACAGTCATCACAAACCACAGATGAAGAACTTGATATATTAAAAGTTCATCACATCAACACAGTAAAAGGCATTACTGATTAACTTGACATCATCATTAAGAGAGACTGAAACTTATCATCCATCCACCTGTGTAATTGGACACAAGAAATAGAAAGGTTGCAGTGCAATGATTTCTACAAAGCTATAAAGTAGCATTTCTGGAAGGTACCAACTGGTTAGTTAGGATGTGTCTTGTGGTCACACAAGAGGTTGAATCTTGTCTACACCAAGGTTAAGCCGGTTTATTGGATGGGAGAGGGCTACCTCTCATTGTGCAGACTAGGTTCCTTGCCAGTTTATATGGGGAGGTTTAGAAGTAGCACAATGGACTGATAAACTCTGCTCCTTCAACATAAACCCATGTGTATCCTAATTAAGTTGAAACATGCCAAAAAGAAGTAATATATAGGGCAGTTCCATTTGAATGCAACGAAAGAACAGAATACGAACCTAGTCGTATAAACACCTGCGGCCAGTGCTGTGGCACCTCCAACGGTCATAACCAACTTATTCCTATCAGTCAACAAAGTTCTAAAACCCCCTGCAGATACCAGATGAGACGATTATATTATCAAACATTATCATGAAGTCAAAAATATGATATCAAACAAATGTGTTCCAACGAACTCAAGATAAAAGTGGCACTATTGCCACCACcagagaaattaaaaaagacaaCATTTTACTCAATCTGTCTGAAGCAACAGTTGGTTATTCATGTACAAATATGAGCCTCAGATTTTttcccataaaataaaacacagcTACTAAATTTTGCATACCTTCAATGTGACTAAAAGCTGTATTGATTGCAGCaagccatttttctttttcaccatTCATCCGCTCTATAAGCATTCTCCTGTTATGGTCCTCAGTCAATTTTGCTTCATGGGCCCGACCTTCAGCCTCTGCTATGGCCTTTACTCTAATGGTTTCTCGTTCTATTTcagctctctctttctcgGTTTGACGCTGCTGAGCTTGGATCTGCTCCTCAGTAGCCTGTCTTGCTCGCTCTTTTCGCATAGAGGACTCTTCTTGCATCCTAGCCAACTCAACATTATGCTGCCTCTGGGCCTCATGATCTGTCTGCATTCAAGTAGACAATAAAGTAAGGTTTCAATAACCAGGAGTTAATAATTGAATattaaaagataaaacaaaCCTATCTTTTCTTGCTCCAGAATTAGAGAGTAGTTACAGACTTTACCAATGTTTGTGAATTTGTTAAACCAACTACTGACTTgaccaatttttttggtaagagAGTAGCTACTCTCTTGATTATAAGCAAGACATGCCAGATTTATATAGATATATTCTCAAAATATGCCCACCACCATTGAGAGCTAATAGCGACTCCCTCCAGTGGTAAGAACTTACAAAGTCTAAGTGCTAGATACCATAAACTCTTAGATAAAGAAAACATCATTTATTCCACTGCTTGCACCTGTAATCTTTTCCTAGCCAGTTCATCTTCATAACGAAGCATTTGTGCCTTTGCTTGTGCTTGTTGTTGCACTATATTTCGTTGTTCCTCAGCCATTTTCCTCTGCCTTTCCTGTCAATAAAAAAACTATGCAGTATAAGTTAAAATCCATAGAGGAAAGATAAGATACAGCAAACCACATTTATTCTCTCACAAGATTGATTAGCATGCTGGCTTTCACAATTTGCTAAACCTAAATGCTAAAAACCTAGAACATTATATGTTTCATtaattgaaaagaaattaCCTAACCCAAGGCACAACAAAGGAAAGGACCAGGAGCCAATCTCGTGTGATAGTTATGTTTGAAATAATAACACCAGAAGATGACTAAAGTTCTAAGATGGATATAACTTACAATATCACTTTGAGCTTGTATTGCTTGATGATGATTCTTCTCTGCTTCTGACTCAGCAAGGCGAGTTTGTTCCTGCTTCCTCATCAGATCAAAGACCTGGAGAACAAGACCAAGTGACCAATTTAACACCTTTACCATACTCCATGTAAAGATTCATCTCAGATCATAATTCAGTTGCGTTGAAACCTCATgcagaataaaaagaaaaaacatttcAATTCATATGCTTCAATGgctccaacaacaacaaaggtACAGCCGTGAGCATAGCAATTGTAGGAACACATACAGATAAAACTAAGGACTCCTACCAAATGGCTACCGAAACACGTGAAGCCAAATTATAGAAACAAAAGGAAcagaaaatcaggaattaagcATTCTGATTTCATCCTTCATTTCCTTCTTAGTGATACACTAAAACAGTTgtatctttcttcttttttccatcttttttctcagaaaacaaacaccaacgaaaaatttcaacttcagcAACATTTAAATTACCTGCTTGGCGTATTTCGAGGAATTGATTTTCCGGAGAGCTTTGGCAGCTCGTTCTAAAGCCTCGGGATCCATCCCCGACCCTCTGGGCTCTTCAGCTTCAGGCACCGATTTCGCATTAGAGCTCTGGTCCGTTGGCGCagcagaaggagaagaagatgagaatgGATTAAAACGGAAGGGAGAGTCGGCGTAGGCGCGGTTGGAGAGCGCGGGCACGGAAGCCGCCGCGGCGACCGCCATTGCTATGCACGAAGATATTTTCGAGGCAGCCATGGATAAAGGTTCGAGCTTTGCTTTTGATCAGATTTCTAAGTTCGAGAATTCATGGGCGTAAACTCAAATGTCTCAAATGTCTGTGCGAGCATAAACCTCTTTCAACCTTAAACCCTGAACTCTAGGGTTTAAACGGAAACATTGAAAGGTGCTCGCTCGGCCCTTCTAGGATCTAGGAAGGAGGGCTTGCGTGGAGAATAAAACAATTAA
Proteins encoded in this region:
- the LOC109950143 gene encoding uncharacterized protein LOC109950143, which translates into the protein MRKSAALLLVLWLAMSVGTWGEDQNAENNDSWTGWARDKLTEGFGLKGGEAGSKPAERANKAAFVQKFLEGAIYSLEKHQTAKAEELMKGAMEYLYHDNTVKDKAAKLEEFMKEAIKYLEQDMIEKAENVVKGAVLYLKGDDEDNDEENGKRAKYLEKDEKEKVAAGVNKATLVDSFLEGALAYLEQHQVAKAIDIMQGIVLYVGQSDEIKDKAAAAEEMIQGALTYLQEDKLEKGTEMIREAAKYLENDEDYKAAIGKGKGAKYLEKGNAEIGLQKAQFVEEVLKGAMSYLQANHLVKAKDVIQGVQQFIAQDNTLKDKRATAEQLLSGAFGYLEQEKSGKAQKIIQEAIEYLENDEDVKEANKVFKEAEAKEAKLRGVKYLEKDEREKVAAGVNKATLVDSFLEGALAYLEQHQVAKAIDIMQGIVLYVGQSDEIKDKAAAAEEMIQGALTYLQEDKLEKGTEMIREAAKYLENDEDYKAAIGKGKGAKYLEKGNAEIGLQKAQFVEEVLKGAMSYLQANHLVKAKDVIQGVQQFIAQDNTLKDKRATAEQLLSGAFGYLEQEKSGKAQKIIQEAIEYLENDEDVKEANKVFKEAEAKEAKLRGVKYLEKDEKEKVAAGVNKATLVDSFLEGALAYLEQHQVAKAIDIMQGIVLYVGQSDEIKDKAAAAEEMIQGALTYLQEDKLEKGTEMIREAAKYLENDEDYKAAIGKGKGAKYLEKGNAEIGLQKAQFVEEVLKGAMSYLQANHLVKAKDVIQGVQQFIAQDNTLKDKRATAEQLLSGAFGYLEQEKSGKAQKIIQEAIDYLQNDEDVKAANKVFKEAEAKAAKVTGRKHPKTNNGAKHDGSEL
- the LOC18771038 gene encoding ATPase family AAA domain-containing protein 3C; the protein is MAASKISSCIAMAVAAAASVPALSNRAYADSPFRFNPFSSSSPSAAPTDQSSNAKSVPEAEEPRGSGMDPEALERAAKALRKINSSKYAKQVFDLMRKQEQTRLAESEAEKNHHQAIQAQSDIERQRKMAEEQRNIVQQQAQAKAQMLRYEDELARKRLQTDHEAQRQHNVELARMQEESSMRKERARQATEEQIQAQQRQTEKERAEIERETIRVKAIAEAEGRAHEAKLTEDHNRRMLIERMNGEKEKWLAAINTAFSHIEGGFRTLLTDRNKLVMTVGGATALAAGVYTTREGSRVIWGYINRILGQPSLIRESSIARFPGSEIISKAKNKVLNYSAGAAASGSLQGKNGLSNIVLHPSLQKRIELLARATANTKAHQAPFRNMMFYGPPGTGKTMVAREIARKSGLDYAMMTGGDVAPLGPQAVTKIHQIFDWAKKSNKGLLLFIDEADAFLCERNSTHMSESQRSALNALLFRTGDQSRDIVLVLATNRPGDLDSAITDRIDEVIEFPIPGEEERFKLLKLYLNKYLCDEGESSKSGIFVKKKPQKIEIRDFSDDLIREAARKTEGFSGREIAKLMASVQAAVYGRPDCVLDSQLFKEIVEYKVAEHHQRIKLAAEGGHPA